The Oryza glaberrima chromosome 9, OglaRS2, whole genome shotgun sequence genome includes a window with the following:
- the LOC127784296 gene encoding uncharacterized protein LOC127784296, whose translation MAAKRLLLLSRCRLIAHRPSCHIPFLPPALARYLGSPSSPNPNPKNTSSMGTASSGEEEEDDEGKAFPWRRWRPDVAWLPKALEPALQLYNQYKPFLTSAPTDNIPASTRTFSEILSDLQRSKVSIKDWSLTDLTIGLYLIYLSQASAKDAQAFKGLHISCNNKVQQLIYHLELARGCYKGNATGLARHSMLRKRNVLKFVKDSSILRPGYYIAIDPRTKLVILGIRGTHTVYDLVTDLIALSDKKVSPKGFSTHFGTYEAARWYLRHELGLIRKCLEKHKDYKLRLVGHSLGGASAALLAIMLRKKSKEELGFSPDIISAVGYGTPPCVSREIAQSCASYVSTVVLQDDIIPRLSAASLARLRAEILKTDWVSVLEKEDWKHIVDIVTNAKLVVSSIQDVARKLADYAKIVTVSTSSDAIKDQDRPLSASEVLSPDSKEDVFVPEDLFLPGTLYYLKRDIEDINGVEDESYTLWRGDAGENFQRILLSGNLISDHKCESIYYALRDVLKTLPPQESG comes from the exons ATGGCGGCGAAgaggctcctcctcctctcccgctgcCGCCTCATTGCCCACCGCCCTTCCTGCCACATCCCCTTCCTGCCGCCTGCGCTCGCCCGCTACCTCGGCTCCCCATCCagccccaaccccaaccccaagAATACTAGTAGCATGGGGACGGCATcgtcgggggaggaggaggaagacgacgagggcAAAGCTTTCCcgtggaggagatggaggcctGACGTGGCCTGGCTCCCCAAGGCCCTGGAGCCCGCACTGCAACTCTACAACCAATACAAGCCTTTCCTCACTAGTGCGCCTACTG ACAATATCCCCGCAAGCACCCGCACCTTCAGCGAGATCCTAAGCGACCTCCAGCGGAGCAAGGTCAGCATTAAGGACTGGAGTCTCACTGATCTCACCATCGGCCTCTACCTCATCTACCTCAGCCAAGCTTCTGCAAAGGATGCTCAAGCCTTCAAGGGTCTTCATATCTCCTGCAACAACAAG GTTCAACAACTAATTTATCACCTTGAGCTTGCAAGAGGTTGCTATAAGGGCAATGCCACTGGCCTTGCACGCCATTCTATGCTTCGCAAGAGGAACGTTCTCAAATTCGTCAAGGACTCCAGTATTCTCAGACCTGGCTATTACATTGCCATTGATCCACGCACTAAATTGGTCATCCTTGGGATTCGTGGGACTCACACTGTTTATGACCTAGTTACCGATTTGATTGCTCTAAGTGATAAGAAGGTATCACCTAAAGGTTTCTCGACACACTTTGGAACATATGAGGCCGCCCGTTGGTACCTTCGCCATGAGTTGGGACTTATCAGAAAGTGTTTGGAAAAGCATAAG GATTACAAGTTGCGCCTGGTAGGGCACTCCCTTGGAGGTGCTTCAGCCGCGTTGCTTGCTATAATGCTAAGGAAGAAGTCAAAGGAAGAGCTTGGATTTAGTCCTGACATTATATCAGCTGTTGGATATGGAACCCCGCCTTGTGTCTCAAGAGAAATTGCTCAAAGTTGTGCAAGCTATGTTTCAACTGTTGTACTGCAG GATGATATCATCCCTAGATTAAGTGCAGCTTCACTGGCAAGATTGCGAGCCGAAATACTCAAAACAGATTG GGTAAGTGTTTTGGAAAAAGAAGACTGGAAGCATATAGTGGACATTGTGACTAATGCTAAGCTTGTAGTTTCGTCAATTCAAGATGTGGCGCGCAAGCTTGCTGATTATGCTAAAATTGTCACAGTATCAACTAGTTCTG ATGCCATCAAAGATCAAGATCGCCCCCTGAGCGCCAGTGAAGTATTGTCACCGGATAGTAAAGAGGATGTATTTGTGCCAGAAGATCTGTTCCTTCCTGGGACTCTGTATTACCTCAAGAGGGACATTGAGGATATAAACGGTGTAGAAGATGAGTCGTATACACTCTGGAGAGGTGATGCCGGGGAGAATTTTCAGAGGATACTGTTATCTGGCAATCTGATATCCGATCACAAATGTGAAAGCATATATTACGCCCTGAGGGATGTGCTCAAGACTCTGCCGCCCCAGGAATCAGGATGA
- the LOC127784299 gene encoding peptidyl-prolyl cis-trans isomerase CYP19-3-like has translation MASKNPKVFFDILIGKARAGRVVMELFADTVPKTAENFRCLCTGEKGLGASGKPLHYKGSAFHRIIPNFMCQGGDFTRGNGTGGESIYGDRFADENFKLRHTGPGVLSMANAGPNTNGSQFFICTTRTTWLDGKHVVFGKVVDGYTVVEKMEQVGSGSGGTAERVLIEDCGQLADDHAN, from the coding sequence ATGGCGAGCAAGAACCCCAAGGTGTTCTTCGACATCCTCATCGGCAAGGCCAGGGCCGGCCGCGTCGTCATGGAGCTCTTCGCCGACACCGTCCCCAAGACGGCCGAGAACTTTCGCTGCCTCTGCACCGGCGAGAAGGGCCTCGGCGCCTCCGGCAAGCCGCTGCATTACAAGGGTTCTGCCTTCCACCGTATCATACCCAACTTCATGTGCCAGGGCGGCGACTTCACCCGCGGCAACGGCACCGGCGGCGAGTCCATCTACGGCGACAGGTTTGCCGACGAGAACTTCAAGCTGCGCCACACCGGCCCAGGCGTGCTCTCCATGGCCAACGCAGGGCCAAACACCAACGGCTCCCAATTCTTCATCTGCACCACGCGCACCACCTGGCTCGACGGCAAGCACGTCGTTTTCGGCAAGGTCGTCGACGGATACACCGTCGTCGAGAAGATGGAGCAAGTCGGCTCCGGCTCTGGCGGCACGGCCGAGCGCGTCCTCATCGAGGACTGCGGCCAGCTCGCCGACGACCACGCCAACTGA
- the LOC127784298 gene encoding protein SRC2-like translates to MAASRYEVEVTVASARDLKNVNWRNGDLKPYAVVWIDDGAKCSTRVDLDNADNPTWDDKLTVPLPPSTRLDDAVLYLDVVHANATDGVKPLVGSARLPLRDVLADTGIGARASRSLRLKRPSGRPHGRLEVRVAVREPKRYYDPSPAYPAPYHQQSSRDPYAYGNTTTGGYGYAYGGAPPAPYSAAPPAGYPSAYGGAAPTQPAYGSAAPPQPAAVSYGAPPVDAKKKSKMGMGGGLAVGAAAGVLGGLALAGGASYLENKFEDRVAERVEEDRYGGGGGGYDDYGDDDY, encoded by the coding sequence ATGGCAGCGTCGCGCTACGAGGTGGAGGTGACGGTGGCCTCGGCGCGCGACCTCAAGAACGTCAACTGGCGCAACGGCGACCTCAAGCCCTACGCCGTCGTGTGGATCGACGACGGCGCCAAGTGCTCCACCCGCGTCGACCTCGACAACGCCGACAACCCCACCTGGGATGACAAGCTCACCGTCCCTCTCCCGCCCTCCACCCGCCTCGACGACGCCGTCCTCTACCTCGACGTCGTCCACGCCAACGCCACCGACGGCGTCAAGCCCCTCGTCGGCTCCGCGCGCCTCCCGCTCCGCGACGTCCTCGCCGACACCGGCATAGGCGCCCGAGCCTCccgctccctccgtctcaaGCGCCCCTCCGGCCGCCCCCATGGACGCCTCGAAGTCCGCGTCGCCGTCCGCGAGCCCAAGCGCTACTACGACCCCTCGCCGGCGTACCCTGCTCCCTACCACCAGCAGTCGTCCCGTGACCCCTACGCCTACGGTAACACTACAACTGGTGGCTATGGCTATGCCTATGGCGGGGCCCCTCCGGCTCCGTACTCCGCGGCCCCTCCTGCTGGATACCCGTCGGCCTATGGAGGAGCGGCTCCTACTCAACCTGCCTATGGCTCCGCCGCGCCACCTCAACCTGCAGCTGTCAGCTATGGAGCGCCTCCTGTGGATGCAAAGAAGAAGAGCAAGATGGGCATGGGGGGTGGGCTGGCGgttggcgcggcggccggcgttcTTGGCGGTCTGGCGCTGGCGGGCGGCGCCAGCTACCTGGagaacaagtttgaggatcgCGTGGCGGAGCGGGTGGAGGAGGAccgctacggcggcggcggtggtggctacGACGACTACGGCGATGACgactattaa